In Parasegetibacter sp. NRK P23, a single genomic region encodes these proteins:
- a CDS encoding MarR family winged helix-turn-helix transcriptional regulator — MLYQQLGFLAFGSRLRRLSEGFLAEINATYRALNIPFDASWFPVFYLLDQEGQVSIRDISDKAGVSHSAVSQLVSLLQERGLVESVVSEVDARKKVLSFTAEGKKLLKRVKPVWTALQASLEDLSQENVALKQLLKTVLQLEKALETKPLSARIIQQIQS; from the coding sequence ATGTTGTACCAGCAATTAGGATTTCTTGCCTTCGGAAGCCGGCTGCGCCGTTTGAGTGAAGGATTTCTCGCAGAGATTAACGCCACTTACCGCGCGTTGAACATTCCATTTGACGCTTCGTGGTTCCCTGTGTTTTACCTGCTCGATCAGGAAGGACAGGTTTCTATACGTGATATCTCGGATAAAGCGGGTGTGTCACATTCCGCCGTAAGTCAATTGGTATCGCTCCTGCAGGAGAGGGGATTGGTGGAAAGCGTGGTATCTGAAGTGGATGCCCGCAAAAAGGTACTTTCTTTTACGGCGGAGGGTAAGAAGTTGTTGAAGCGGGTAAAACCTGTTTGGACAGCGTTACAGGCATCTTTGGAGGATTTATCGCAGGAAAATGTTGCGCTGAAGCAGCTATTAAAAACGGTGCTTCAATTGGAAAAAGCGCTGGAAACAAAACCGCTTTCCGCCAGGATCATTCAACAAATTCAATCATAA
- a CDS encoding putative DNA modification/repair radical SAM protein produces MRERTLEKLEILADAAKYDVSCSSSGSKRGNAGKSIGNTTGMGICHAYTEDGRCVSLLKILLTNHCIFDCAYCVSRKSNDVKRAAFTVDEVVELTIGFYRRNYIEGLFLSSGIFKNADYTMERLVMIARKLRTEHRFNGYIHLKAIPGASEELMKAAGLYADRLSVNVEMPTKESLKLLAPDKNQEDVLTPMQYLSKEIVRQREEKRKFTHTPAFAPAGQSTQMVIGASPETDRQILHIAAHFYRSYSLKRVYYSGYIPVSTDNRLPAPGTPVPMLRENRLYQADWLLRFYGFQPQEIVPPEHPLLDMEIDPKLSWALRNMHLFPVHLQTADLEQIIRVPGIGIQSAHRIVAARRFGKISLDLLRKIGVAVERARYFIAEDPSFRKDLSDLQIRQQIISLQQSKYAPNFSPQLKLF; encoded by the coding sequence ATGAGGGAAAGAACACTTGAGAAACTGGAAATTCTGGCTGATGCAGCCAAGTATGACGTGTCCTGTTCTTCGAGCGGCAGCAAGCGGGGCAATGCCGGAAAAAGCATTGGCAACACCACCGGGATGGGTATTTGTCATGCTTACACCGAAGATGGCCGTTGTGTTTCGCTGCTGAAGATACTGCTGACCAACCACTGTATTTTCGATTGCGCCTATTGTGTGAGCCGGAAAAGCAATGATGTGAAAAGAGCCGCGTTTACGGTAGACGAGGTGGTCGAACTCACCATCGGATTTTACCGCCGGAATTATATTGAAGGCCTGTTCCTGAGTTCCGGCATTTTTAAAAACGCGGATTATACTATGGAACGGTTGGTAATGATCGCCCGCAAACTACGGACGGAACACCGCTTCAACGGGTATATTCACCTGAAAGCCATACCCGGGGCCAGCGAAGAACTGATGAAAGCAGCCGGACTGTACGCCGACAGGCTCAGCGTGAACGTGGAGATGCCTACGAAAGAAAGTCTGAAGCTGCTGGCGCCCGATAAAAACCAGGAAGACGTGCTTACGCCGATGCAATACCTCAGTAAGGAAATTGTACGCCAGAGGGAGGAAAAACGAAAATTCACCCATACACCCGCTTTCGCACCGGCAGGACAAAGCACCCAAATGGTGATAGGCGCCAGTCCGGAGACGGACCGGCAAATCCTCCACATCGCGGCACATTTCTACCGTTCCTATTCTTTAAAGAGAGTGTACTATTCAGGCTATATACCGGTGAGCACCGACAACAGACTTCCCGCGCCCGGCACCCCGGTTCCTATGCTGCGGGAAAACAGGTTGTACCAGGCAGACTGGCTGCTGCGGTTCTACGGTTTTCAGCCGCAGGAAATCGTACCGCCGGAACACCCGCTGCTGGACATGGAGATAGACCCCAAACTGAGCTGGGCACTCCGGAACATGCACCTCTTCCCGGTACACCTTCAAACAGCGGACCTGGAACAGATCATCCGCGTCCCGGGCATCGGTATACAAAGCGCCCACAGGATCGTGGCCGCAAGGCGCTTCGGGAAGATAAGTCTTGATTTGCTCCGGAAAATAGGCGTAGCCGTGGAAAGGGCGCGTTATTTCATCGCCGAAGATCCATCCTTCCGGAAAGACCTTTCCGACCTGCAGATCCGGCAGCAGATCATTTCCCTGCAACAATCGAAATACGCCCCGAATTTTTCACCCCAGTTAAAACTATTCTGA
- a CDS encoding glyoxalase/bleomycin resistance/extradiol dioxygenase family protein, which translates to MKIPAQYLPVMPYLILQDAQAFARFMRHVFKAEEQLIVPGERGIMHGELKVGDAVIMFANATELWKPFPGSVFIYVEAVEGIFERAFAEGCKQLQELAQREYGYGGGFEDPFGNQWWVNTYTGE; encoded by the coding sequence ATGAAGATTCCAGCCCAGTATTTACCAGTAATGCCTTATCTCATCCTTCAGGATGCCCAGGCTTTTGCGCGGTTTATGCGTCATGTATTTAAAGCGGAGGAACAACTGATTGTTCCCGGTGAACGAGGGATTATGCATGGAGAATTGAAGGTAGGAGATGCGGTGATCATGTTTGCCAACGCTACGGAATTGTGGAAACCATTTCCAGGTTCAGTTTTTATTTATGTGGAAGCGGTGGAAGGTATTTTCGAAAGAGCCTTTGCGGAAGGGTGTAAACAGTTACAGGAGCTGGCGCAACGGGAATACGGCTATGGTGGTGGATTTGAGGACCCGTTCGGCAACCAGTGGTGGGTAAACACGTATACGGGAGAATAA